Part of the Pantanalinema sp. genome is shown below.
GAGCGCGTGCAAGCCGCTCGCGCGCACGGCCGCGAGACACTCCTTGGCGAGCCGGGCGGCTTCGGCCTGATCGTCGCGGTCCATGGCGGCCTGGAGCGCGCGGAACCCCACCTTGATCTCTGCTTCGCTCGCGCCGATGGGCGAGACGGGCGCGGCGAGGGCGCCTGGCACCGCGACGGCCATCGCGAGCACGAACGAGGCAAGGGCCGGGCGGATTCGCATGAGGGGGCCTTTCTGCTTGAGCGGGGACGGCATGGATCGTATACCCTCGATTCGCCGTTAGAGTCGAACGGTTCCCTGACGGGCGTCCATCTCGACCACCTGGCCGTCCTGGACCCGTCGGGTGAGGCCCTTGATCCCCACGATGGTCGGCAGGCCCAGCTCGCGGGCCACGATGGCCGAGTGGCTCAGGATGCTTCCTCGCTCGATAAGGAGGCCCGAGGCCGCGGGGTAGAGGGGGACCCAGCCCGGATCGGTACGCTCGGCGACCAGGATCTCGCCGTTGAGGCGCATGTCGTCCTCGGGCGAGCGGATGACCCGCACCTTCCCCTTGACCACGCCGGGGCAGCAGCTGATGCCCTTCAGGACGTTGGGATCGTGGTCCGCCTGGTCGGCGGGCTGCTCGCCGACGAAGTGGTTCGCGAAGTGGACCGTTCCGAACGTCTTGAAGCGATCGTCGATGTCCTCGGCGCGGTAGCGCGCGAACTCCGCTTTGCGCAGGGCGGCGAGGCCCCTGAGGTTGGTGCTGGTCGCGGTGCCCTGGATGAAGCCCCAGATCTCGTCGAGGTTGAGGTAGAACACGTCCTGGGCATCGTCCAAGAGGTCCCAACCGGCGAAGGTGCGCCCGATGGACTGGAACATGTCGCGCAGCAGGCCGAAGATCTTGGTGCGCGCAAAGCGCATGTTCTCGCGGTTCTTCACGTGCCGGCGGGCGTTCATGAGCACCCACTTGAAGAACGCGTACCTGAGAGGGTTGCTGCCGAGCTTCTTGCGGATCAGGGCCTCGGCCTCGGTGCGGATCCGCTTCTCGTTTGCCTCCATCGCCGCGATGTCGAGGCTCGGCATCTTCAGGTAGTTCTTCACCATGGCGAAGACGAAGCTGGGATCCTCCTTGAGGTTCTTCTCCTCGAGCTTCAGCTCGTTCATGCAGCGGTAGCCGTACCTGTCGAGGAAGTCCTGGACCCGTTCGCGCATGGCGCCGAACCGCTCGTCGGCCTGCAAGAGGCCCCAGATCTCGCGCTCGTGATGCGACTCGAAGAAGGCGCGCAGGGCCTCGTCCTCGCGGGCGGCGATGGCCATGCGCATGATGGCCTTGGTGGGCTCGGTCGACTCGATCTCGCCTTCGCCGCAAAGCAGGTCGTTCTGGAGCGAGCCCGTCTCGTCACCGCACCAGCTCACGCAGAGCTTCTTGATCACGCCGTAGAAGACCATGGCCGAGATGTCGGTGAGGATCGGTGCTTTCCATTGCCAGAGGAGCTTCTGCTCGAGCTCGTGGAAGGCCACCTTGATCTCGTCGGGGCGCATGCCCTTCCAGTCGTAGGTCTTGTAGTGGGCGTAGGCGCTCTCGAAGTTGCCCTGGAACCATGCGACGGTCTTGTCGATCCGGCGGTAGTTGTCCAGCACGCGCCAGCAGACGTAGAGCAGCTTGGGCAGCTCCGAGTAGTTCTTCTCGCCCTTCTGGTACTCGGCCTTCTCCTTGACCCCCATCATCTGGTCCATGAAGCCCTTGTTGTAGTTGAAGCCGGGCAGCAAGGAGGTCATCTGGTACCAGTTGCCGAGGTTGTAGAAGACCCGGCCCCGT
Proteins encoded:
- a CDS encoding phosphoenolpyruvate synthase → MTREATNNALNSLDAQELGGKALNLRELSAQGLPVPPWAIVPTGMFKRFMASSGLEAVIRTLVAGLDFARPEAARTASETIRRLFESSEIPEAMARELKRAYRDQFASEAFVAVRSSALGEDGAKDSFAGQMDSFLFVKGTEGVLKAIKGCWASAYSERAIAYRHLKGLDPVGAEVAVIVQEMVNADVSGVMFTADPLTGDRDAAVINGTYGLGEGIVSGALDTDSFTVNKKTRQLTTETVNKPKKVSFASRRGHGTYEANVAAEQQDIPCLTEAQAQALADLGMRIEAHFGKPQDIEWALADGRLYILQARPITNLKVPQATAGKEIIWDNSNITESYSGVTSPLTFSFASHAYNIVYNQVSAVLGIPEETIKANEQTYRNLLGLVRGRVFYNLGNWYQMTSLLPGFNYNKGFMDQMMGVKEKAEYQKGEKNYSELPKLLYVCWRVLDNYRRIDKTVAWFQGNFESAYAHYKTYDWKGMRPDEIKVAFHELEQKLLWQWKAPILTDISAMVFYGVIKKLCVSWCGDETGSLQNDLLCGEGEIESTEPTKAIMRMAIAAREDEALRAFFESHHEREIWGLLQADERFGAMRERVQDFLDRYGYRCMNELKLEEKNLKEDPSFVFAMVKNYLKMPSLDIAAMEANEKRIRTEAEALIRKKLGSNPLRYAFFKWVLMNARRHVKNRENMRFARTKIFGLLRDMFQSIGRTFAGWDLLDDAQDVFYLNLDEIWGFIQGTATSTNLRGLAALRKAEFARYRAEDIDDRFKTFGTVHFANHFVGEQPADQADHDPNVLKGISCCPGVVKGKVRVIRSPEDDMRLNGEILVAERTDPGWVPLYPAASGLLIERGSILSHSAIVARELGLPTIVGIKGLTRRVQDGQVVEMDARQGTVRL